One Polaribacter reichenbachii genomic window, ATTAGTGATGAAAGATGTGTTAGATCTTTATCTGGAGAATATGGTTTAGAAAATGAAGTGTAGATTTTAAGAAAAATACTTTTTACTTTCATTCCAATACACATCCATTTCAGTTAAAGACATATCAGCAAGATTTTTACCTTCTTTTTTGGCTGCTTTTTCTAAATATTGAAAACGATTGATAAACTTTTTATTGGTTTTTTCTAATGCGTTTTCAGGATTTACATCAATAAAACGAGCATAGTTAATCATAGAAAATAAAACATCTCCAAATTCTTTTTCGATGTTTTCTTTATGGCCTGCTTTAATTTCATCATTTAGTTCAGTAAGTTCTTCTTGAACTTTTTCCCAAACTTGCTCAGGTTTTTCCCAATCAAAACCAACTCCAGCAACTTTATCTTGAATTCTATTGGCTTTTACAACTGCAGGTAAACTTTTTGGTACACCTTCTAAAACAGATGTATTGCCTTCTTTTAGCTTTAGTTGTTCCCAATTGCGTTTAACATCTTCTTCGTTTTCAACTTTTACATCCCCATAAACATGAGGATGTCTGTCAATTAATTTATCAGAAATTGCATTGGCAACATCAGCAATATCAAAAGCTTTTTTTTCGCTACCGATTTTGGCATAAAAAACAATGTGCAACAAAACATCACCTAATTCTTTTTTAATTTCAGGCAAGTCATTATCAAGAATAGCATCTGCTAATTCGTAAGTTTCTTCTATGGTTAAATGACGTAAACTTTCTAAAGTTTGTTTTTTATCCCAAGGACATTTTTCACGAAGTTCGTCCATAATATCTAACAGACGATTAAATGCAGCAAGTTGTTCTTTTCTTG contains:
- the mazG gene encoding nucleoside triphosphate pyrophosphohydrolase, which produces MNSRKEQLAAFNRLLDIMDELREKCPWDKKQTLESLRHLTIEETYELADAILDNDLPEIKKELGDVLLHIVFYAKIGSEKKAFDIADVANAISDKLIDRHPHVYGDVKVENEEDVKRNWEQLKLKEGNTSVLEGVPKSLPAVVKANRIQDKVAGVGFDWEKPEQVWEKVQEELTELNDEIKAGHKENIEKEFGDVLFSMINYARFIDVNPENALEKTNKKFINRFQYLEKAAKKEGKNLADMSLTEMDVYWNESKKYFS